One window of the Desmospora profundinema genome contains the following:
- a CDS encoding HIRAN domain-containing protein: MFKFIKETLFSTKTQTEKHSSLEVDTTKTDIQASTSSPSESIPFSSPIISEPTKRGFDNVFRLEKDDENVLRINQHQPKGCPRKVAEFLPIVGMTKENRDVGAKKFILGENRKLELRKQPDNPYDKNAIRVYGHCTYKDEKLTIMLGYVPREEAKKLVKFDELKATVKVMYYPTQSKNIGIRMDVWTKRNKTKATQEKPYKNIEIPIDQVDRNLLGKELEKDGFIDNAIELYELNIKEGFEGNGPYDRLAIIYRKREEYEEEIRVLKKGIEIFSKIEKTSPRSDVSPKLDKFKERLNKAEKFLNK; this comes from the coding sequence ATGTTCAAGTTTATCAAAGAAACATTATTCAGTACAAAAACTCAAACTGAAAAGCATTCATCTCTAGAAGTGGATACAACCAAAACAGATATTCAAGCTTCAACTAGTTCCCCTTCTGAATCCATCCCATTTAGCTCTCCAATAATTTCAGAGCCTACTAAAAGAGGTTTTGATAATGTTTTCAGACTGGAAAAAGATGATGAAAATGTACTAAGGATTAACCAACATCAACCAAAGGGGTGCCCGAGAAAAGTTGCTGAGTTTCTTCCCATTGTGGGAATGACAAAAGAAAATAGAGATGTAGGTGCTAAGAAGTTTATCTTAGGGGAAAATCGTAAGCTTGAGCTAAGAAAACAACCAGATAATCCATATGATAAGAATGCAATTCGAGTTTATGGACATTGTACATACAAAGATGAAAAGCTCACAATAATGCTTGGTTATGTACCAAGAGAAGAAGCTAAAAAGCTAGTAAAGTTTGACGAACTAAAAGCTACAGTCAAAGTGATGTATTATCCAACTCAGAGTAAGAACATTGGTATCAGAATGGATGTTTGGACAAAAAGAAATAAGACCAAAGCGACTCAAGAAAAGCCATACAAGAATATTGAAATACCTATTGACCAAGTAGACAGGAACCTCCTTGGAAAAGAACTTGAAAAAGATGGTTTTATTGATAATGCTATTGAGCTTTATGAGCTGAATATCAAAGAAGGATTTGAAGGTAACGGACCATATGATCGATTAGCGATAATTTATCGTAAGAGGGAGGAGTATGAGGAAGAGATAAGGGTACTAAAAAAGGGTATTGAAATTTTTAGTAAAATAGAAAAAACATCACCTAGAAGTGATGTCTCACCAAAACTAGATAAATTCAAAGAGCGCTTGAACAAGGCTGAGAAATTTTTAAATAAGTAA
- the metH gene encoding methionine synthase, with the protein MHTTKERPSIQQRLEEKILILDGAMGTRLQDANLGPEDFGGEAYEGCNEILNLTRPDLIRRIHEEYLEAGADMVETNTFGATRIVLAEYGLEEQAYEINVAAARCAIEAVQRFGEEGGPRYVAGALGPTTKTLSVTGGTTFEELIDSYEEQARGLIDGGVDSLLLETSQDTLNVKAAGIGIEKAFEKTGRRLPLLISGTIEPMGTMLAGQNVEAFYLSIQHLKPISVGLNCATGPEFMRDHLRTLSGMAHCGVSCYPNAGLPDEDGHYHETPQGLARKLADFADQGWLNMAGGCCGTTPEHIRSLAEALKGKKPRMPRREPLTAVSGIEPLFLEADNRPVLVGERTNVIGSRKFRDLIQDGQYEEASEIARRQVKRGAQIIDVCLADPDRDEEVDMERFLSFVVNKVKIPLMIDSTDPHVIETALKYSQGKAVINSINLEDGEERFAEVIPLVHRYGAAVVVGTIDEEGMAVTADKKLAVARRSFDLLVNRYGIPAEDIIFDPLVFPVGTGDQAYIGSAKETVEGIRRIKEALPACQIVLGVSNVSFGLPLAGREVLNAVYLYHCTRAGLDYAIVNTEKLERYASIPEEERRLAETFLFETDTDNYDEVLQEFTRFYRGKKSAVAEPVSNLPLEERLTRYVVEGSKDGLLPDLDEALQKYDDPLDIINGPLMTGMDEVGRLFNDNQLIVAEVLQSAEVMKASVAHLEPYMEKAQSETKGKVLLATVKGDVHDIGKNLVEIILSNNGYEVINLGIKVPPEQLIDACRRERPDVVGLSGLLVKSAQQMVLTAQDMKEADIDTPILVGGAALTRKFTDNRIAPQYDGPVLYAKDAMNGLDLTNRLRNEEKRALLVEELRKNREAALRKAEAAAAKEAAPAPQVVPRSSVSRDAPVYQPPDYRPHVLKQYPVSHLLPYVNQQMLLGKHLGVKGNVVSLLEQGDEKTVELKGEMDRMVEELVREERIRADGLYRFFPAQSEGNTIHVYDPDHPGEKVLESFTFPRQSKPPHLCLADFLRPVESGVMDTVGFLTVTAGAGVRELSEAWKESGDYLRSHMVQAFALELAEAFAERIHHVMRDVWGFPDPAEMTMRERFSARYQGVRVSFGYPACPDLEDQAKLFRLLQPQETIGVRLTEGFMMEPEASVSAMVFSHPEGRYFNAD; encoded by the coding sequence ATGCACACCACGAAAGAACGCCCGTCGATTCAGCAGCGGCTTGAAGAAAAAATCCTGATCCTGGACGGGGCGATGGGTACTCGCTTACAAGATGCCAATCTCGGGCCGGAGGATTTCGGCGGAGAGGCTTATGAAGGATGCAACGAGATCCTCAATCTGACCCGACCGGACCTGATTCGCCGCATTCATGAAGAATACCTGGAAGCCGGTGCCGACATGGTTGAAACCAATACCTTTGGCGCGACCCGAATCGTGTTGGCTGAATACGGATTAGAGGAGCAGGCTTACGAAATCAATGTGGCTGCCGCCCGTTGCGCGATCGAAGCGGTGCAGCGATTCGGAGAGGAAGGAGGCCCCCGCTATGTGGCAGGAGCCTTGGGTCCGACCACCAAAACACTCTCCGTCACCGGGGGTACTACGTTTGAGGAGTTGATCGACTCCTATGAGGAGCAAGCACGGGGTCTGATCGACGGCGGAGTGGATTCCCTGCTCCTGGAAACCTCTCAGGATACCCTGAATGTGAAAGCGGCGGGGATCGGGATCGAGAAGGCGTTTGAAAAAACGGGCCGACGGCTTCCCCTGTTGATTTCCGGCACGATTGAACCGATGGGGACGATGTTGGCAGGCCAAAATGTAGAAGCTTTTTATCTGTCGATCCAACATTTGAAGCCGATCTCAGTGGGACTCAACTGCGCTACTGGACCGGAGTTCATGCGGGATCACCTGCGTACCTTGTCCGGAATGGCTCACTGCGGTGTCAGCTGTTACCCCAACGCCGGCCTCCCCGATGAAGACGGCCACTATCACGAAACTCCGCAGGGGTTGGCTCGGAAACTGGCCGACTTCGCCGATCAGGGCTGGCTCAATATGGCGGGGGGGTGCTGCGGCACAACTCCGGAGCATATCCGGTCCCTGGCCGAAGCGTTAAAGGGTAAGAAGCCTCGGATGCCGCGGCGGGAACCGTTGACGGCCGTTTCAGGAATTGAACCCTTGTTTCTGGAAGCAGACAACCGTCCCGTCCTGGTGGGGGAACGCACCAATGTCATTGGCTCCCGCAAATTCCGCGACTTGATCCAGGACGGTCAATATGAGGAAGCGTCGGAAATCGCCCGGAGACAGGTGAAGCGGGGGGCCCAGATTATCGATGTCTGCCTGGCCGATCCCGACCGGGACGAAGAGGTGGATATGGAGCGGTTCCTCTCCTTCGTCGTCAATAAGGTGAAAATTCCGTTGATGATCGATTCTACCGATCCGCATGTGATCGAGACGGCCTTGAAATATTCCCAGGGAAAAGCAGTGATCAACTCCATCAACTTGGAAGACGGAGAAGAGCGCTTTGCCGAAGTGATTCCCCTGGTTCACCGCTATGGTGCGGCGGTGGTGGTTGGCACCATCGATGAAGAGGGGATGGCCGTCACAGCCGATAAAAAACTGGCCGTGGCCCGCCGGTCCTTTGATCTGCTGGTCAACCGTTACGGCATTCCGGCGGAGGATATTATCTTTGATCCGCTGGTCTTCCCGGTGGGCACCGGGGATCAGGCTTACATCGGATCCGCAAAGGAGACGGTCGAAGGGATCCGGCGTATCAAGGAGGCGCTGCCCGCTTGCCAGATCGTTTTGGGCGTCTCCAATGTTTCATTCGGCCTTCCGCTGGCGGGACGGGAAGTGCTGAATGCCGTTTATCTGTATCACTGTACCCGGGCTGGACTGGATTACGCCATCGTCAATACGGAAAAGTTGGAACGGTATGCGTCCATCCCGGAGGAAGAGCGGCGCTTGGCCGAGACTTTTCTGTTTGAAACCGATACGGACAACTATGATGAGGTTTTGCAGGAGTTTACCCGTTTTTACCGCGGGAAAAAGAGCGCGGTCGCCGAACCGGTCTCCAATCTTCCGCTGGAGGAGCGGCTGACTCGATATGTGGTGGAAGGAAGCAAGGATGGTTTGCTTCCTGATCTGGATGAAGCATTGCAGAAATATGACGATCCCCTGGATATCATCAATGGCCCCCTGATGACGGGGATGGACGAAGTGGGCCGACTGTTTAATGACAACCAGCTGATTGTGGCGGAAGTGTTGCAAAGCGCGGAAGTGATGAAGGCATCGGTCGCCCATCTGGAGCCTTATATGGAGAAAGCGCAATCGGAGACCAAAGGAAAAGTGCTCCTGGCAACGGTAAAAGGGGATGTTCACGATATCGGAAAAAATCTGGTGGAAATTATTCTGTCCAATAACGGGTACGAAGTGATCAACTTGGGCATTAAGGTGCCGCCGGAGCAGTTGATTGATGCTTGTCGCCGGGAGAGACCCGATGTGGTGGGCTTGTCCGGTCTGTTGGTGAAATCGGCCCAGCAGATGGTCTTAACCGCCCAAGATATGAAGGAAGCCGACATCGATACACCGATTCTGGTTGGCGGGGCGGCCCTGACACGCAAATTTACGGACAACCGGATCGCTCCCCAATACGACGGCCCGGTTTTATACGCCAAAGACGCCATGAACGGACTGGATCTAACCAACCGGCTGCGGAATGAAGAGAAGCGCGCCCTGCTAGTAGAAGAACTGAGGAAAAACCGGGAGGCGGCTCTGCGGAAGGCGGAGGCGGCGGCTGCCAAAGAGGCCGCCCCGGCACCGCAAGTGGTGCCCCGTTCCTCGGTGAGCCGGGATGCACCAGTGTATCAGCCTCCGGATTACCGACCGCACGTATTGAAGCAGTATCCGGTCAGCCATCTGCTCCCTTACGTCAACCAGCAGATGTTGTTGGGCAAACACCTGGGTGTAAAAGGGAACGTCGTATCCCTGCTGGAACAAGGGGATGAGAAAACGGTAGAGCTAAAGGGGGAAATGGATCGGATGGTGGAAGAACTGGTCCGGGAGGAGCGCATCCGCGCTGATGGCCTCTATCGGTTTTTCCCCGCCCAATCCGAGGGGAACACCATCCATGTTTATGATCCCGACCATCCCGGTGAAAAGGTGTTGGAGAGCTTTACCTTTCCCCGTCAGAGCAAACCGCCTCATCTCTGTCTGGCCGATTTCCTGCGCCCGGTGGAATCCGGTGTAATGGATACCGTCGGCTTTCTTACGGTGACGGCGGGAGCAGGCGTGCGGGAACTGTCGGAAGCCTGGAAAGAGAGTGGGGACTACCTGCGATCCCATATGGTCCAAGCGTTTGCGCTGGAGCTGGCGGAAGCCTTCGCCGAGCGGATCCACCATGTCATGCGCGACGTATGGGGCTTTCCCGATCCGGCGGAAATGACGATGCGGGAACGTTTCTCCGCCCGTTATCAAGGGGTGCGGGTCTCCTTTGGTTATCCCGCCTGCCCTGATTTAGAAGACCAGGCGAAGCTGTTCCGTCTGTTGCAGCCGCAAGAGACGATCGGGGTGCGGCTTACCGAGGGATTTATGATGGAACCGGAAGCTTCGGTGTCGGCCATGGTTTTCTCTCATCCCGAAGGCCGATACTTCAATGCGGATTAA
- a CDS encoding PTS sugar transporter subunit IIA yields the protein MFKKWLKRGPREVVAVAPVQGRVVALEEVPDPVFAEKMMGDGVAVEPQEGILCAPVDGEVVQLFPTHHAIGIRSAEGLEWLLHIGLETVSMEGEGFSARVKVGDQVKAGDRLIEFSLDRVKEKAKSTITPIIITNMDKVNKLETHIKDEVQTGDIILTCTISF from the coding sequence ATGTTTAAAAAATGGTTGAAGCGAGGTCCCAGGGAAGTGGTGGCAGTAGCCCCTGTGCAAGGGCGGGTGGTCGCTTTGGAAGAAGTACCGGATCCAGTCTTTGCTGAAAAAATGATGGGAGATGGAGTAGCCGTCGAACCGCAGGAGGGAATCTTGTGCGCTCCGGTGGACGGGGAGGTGGTGCAGTTGTTTCCCACTCACCATGCGATCGGTATCCGATCGGCGGAAGGGTTGGAATGGCTGCTTCATATCGGATTGGAAACCGTTTCTATGGAAGGTGAAGGCTTTTCCGCCCGTGTGAAAGTGGGGGACCAGGTGAAAGCCGGCGACCGGTTGATTGAATTCTCCCTCGATCGGGTGAAGGAGAAGGCGAAAAGCACGATCACCCCCATCATCATTACCAATATGGATAAAGTAAACAAACTGGAAACACACATAAAGGATGAAGTGCAAACCGGCGATATCATTCTGACCTGTACGATATCATTCTGA
- a CDS encoding bifunctional homocysteine S-methyltransferase/methylenetetrahydrofolate reductase — protein sequence MTNRPDLKEALSRRLLIGDGAMSTYLYQHGIPVGVCPEELTLTHPDWVTDVHRRYREAGASLIQTNTYGANRERLSRYGIESKTTRINREAAALAREGAGDGAYVLGTIGSILAGRVLHYSETDYRDMYEEQATALLYAGVDGIILETFIDLKELVLALETIRPLTKVPLLCNLALVEVGRTRDGHLLSEAFQVLKEKGADGVGLNCRLGPLEIERALKQTRVPEGVALAAYPNAGRLGLFNGEYRYKSTPEYFAERALSLREQGVTVIGGCCGTTPEHIGAIATAVEGLDPLPRINPDRPEGGEPQEDIRIQPRTRPSVVDQVKRETTVIIEFDSPKDLDISEYLRGAEELNRAGADAVTLADNSMATTRMSNMALGAIMKERTGAEPLVHITCRDRNLIGQQSHLMGLHALGIDQILVITGDPTRIGDLPGSSSIYDVTSFDLIRMVKQLNEGISFSGKPLKQKARFVVGAAFNPNVAKIEAAVRRLEKKVEAGADFIMTQPVYDTESLQRVAEATRHIPIPIFIGIMPLTGHRNALFLHHELPGVKIPDSVMQRMEGKKGEEGRHEGVAIARELLDEAVELFKGIYLITPFHYWEMTAELTRYIRQRTQTGIAAGS from the coding sequence GTGACCAATCGACCGGATTTAAAAGAGGCTTTGTCCCGACGGCTGTTGATAGGGGATGGAGCCATGTCCACTTACTTGTATCAACACGGCATTCCAGTAGGGGTATGCCCGGAGGAACTGACGCTGACCCATCCGGACTGGGTGACGGATGTCCATCGCCGCTACCGGGAAGCGGGTGCGTCTTTAATCCAAACCAACACGTATGGAGCGAACCGGGAGCGGCTTTCCCGCTACGGAATCGAGAGCAAGACCACCCGTATCAATCGGGAAGCCGCCGCGTTGGCACGGGAAGGAGCAGGGGACGGAGCGTATGTGTTGGGTACCATCGGATCAATTCTGGCGGGACGGGTACTCCACTATTCCGAAACGGATTACCGCGATATGTATGAGGAGCAGGCGACCGCCCTCCTGTACGCAGGAGTGGACGGAATCATCCTGGAAACCTTCATCGACCTAAAAGAGCTGGTATTGGCGCTGGAAACGATCCGTCCGTTAACCAAGGTGCCTCTGCTGTGCAATCTCGCCCTGGTGGAGGTGGGACGTACCCGGGACGGGCATCTGTTGTCCGAAGCCTTCCAGGTGTTGAAAGAAAAAGGGGCCGACGGGGTGGGTCTCAATTGTCGCCTCGGTCCGCTGGAGATTGAACGGGCGCTAAAACAAACCCGTGTTCCGGAAGGGGTGGCGTTGGCGGCATACCCCAATGCCGGGCGTCTGGGCTTATTCAATGGAGAGTACCGGTATAAATCGACGCCGGAGTATTTCGCCGAACGGGCCCTCTCTTTACGGGAGCAGGGTGTGACGGTTATCGGCGGCTGCTGCGGCACCACACCGGAGCACATCGGGGCGATTGCAACCGCTGTGGAAGGATTGGATCCGCTTCCCCGGATCAATCCGGATCGACCGGAAGGGGGAGAACCGCAGGAGGACATTCGTATCCAGCCCCGAACTCGGCCCAGTGTAGTGGATCAGGTGAAACGGGAAACGACGGTTATTATTGAGTTTGATTCTCCCAAAGATTTGGATATCAGCGAATACCTGCGCGGAGCGGAGGAGCTGAATCGGGCTGGCGCTGATGCGGTGACGCTGGCAGACAATTCCATGGCCACCACCCGTATGAGCAACATGGCCTTGGGAGCCATCATGAAAGAACGGACCGGGGCGGAACCGTTGGTTCACATTACCTGCCGCGACCGTAATCTGATCGGTCAGCAGTCCCATCTCATGGGCCTGCACGCCCTGGGGATCGATCAAATATTGGTGATTACGGGGGACCCCACCCGGATCGGAGATCTACCGGGGTCCAGCTCGATCTATGACGTTACCTCCTTTGATTTAATCCGGATGGTGAAGCAACTGAACGAGGGGATCTCTTTTTCCGGAAAACCGCTGAAACAGAAGGCCCGCTTTGTCGTGGGGGCCGCTTTTAATCCCAATGTCGCCAAGATTGAGGCGGCGGTGCGCCGCCTGGAGAAGAAAGTGGAAGCAGGCGCCGATTTCATCATGACCCAGCCCGTTTACGATACGGAATCCTTGCAGCGGGTGGCTGAAGCAACCCGCCATATCCCGATTCCCATCTTTATCGGCATCATGCCGCTCACCGGCCATCGCAACGCTCTGTTTCTCCATCATGAACTTCCAGGTGTCAAAATACCCGATTCCGTCATGCAGCGGATGGAAGGGAAAAAAGGGGAAGAGGGACGGCACGAAGGAGTGGCGATTGCCAGGGAGCTTTTGGATGAAGCGGTAGAGCTGTTCAAGGGGATTTATCTGATCACTCCGTTTCATTACTGGGAGATGACCGCCGAGTTGACACGATATATCCGACAGCGTACGCAAACCGGGATCGCTGCCGGATCGTGA
- a CDS encoding glycoside hydrolase family 18 protein, translating to MKKISLLVCLLLVLVAVPVQADPLDRGETVGSQYDGENLFVGYYESWSEPVVSDPEEAPLANLPSSHNVVMLAFVKPDIQYRGNHDLGGTGLQFSYDGKTLAEAIQLLKQRNPETKVIASVGGLNYTNWENINYSDMKRFVDDFDLDGIDLDYEPSTGFECTQTNGTVSCRSDQEYISLIDRVRDTFPQEQYLLAVTPWGVGAFGEGEWVDDFTFESSGSLINPMKQRGDKIDLINPMGYNSGKDFDPKRAADAFKHYYKGPVAMGAMVPPEDWGGHEWTPQKTREVAQYMSDNRYGGMMLWSLQRDRNKALTNAIVEGLGLDR from the coding sequence TTGAAAAAAATTTCTTTATTAGTCTGTTTGTTGTTGGTGTTGGTTGCTGTACCGGTTCAGGCCGATCCTCTGGATAGGGGAGAGACGGTAGGTTCCCAATATGATGGAGAAAACCTGTTCGTAGGTTATTATGAATCATGGTCCGAGCCGGTGGTGAGCGATCCGGAGGAAGCACCTTTGGCCAATTTACCTTCCAGTCACAATGTTGTCATGCTTGCGTTTGTCAAGCCGGATATCCAATACCGCGGGAATCACGATCTTGGGGGAACCGGGTTGCAGTTCTCTTATGATGGAAAAACCCTGGCGGAAGCGATCCAATTGTTGAAGCAACGAAACCCTGAAACAAAAGTCATCGCATCCGTGGGTGGATTAAATTACACCAATTGGGAAAATATTAATTATTCGGATATGAAGCGTTTTGTGGATGATTTTGACCTGGACGGGATCGACTTAGATTATGAACCGTCGACAGGTTTTGAATGTACGCAAACGAACGGCACGGTTTCCTGCCGGTCGGATCAAGAGTATATTTCCTTGATTGACCGTGTCCGGGATACGTTTCCGCAGGAACAATATCTATTAGCTGTAACCCCGTGGGGAGTGGGAGCTTTTGGGGAAGGGGAATGGGTGGATGACTTTACATTTGAATCCTCCGGGTCTCTGATTAATCCGATGAAACAGAGGGGAGATAAAATCGATCTAATCAATCCCATGGGTTACAACAGCGGGAAGGATTTCGACCCGAAGCGGGCGGCTGATGCTTTCAAACATTATTACAAGGGCCCGGTGGCCATGGGTGCCATGGTTCCTCCCGAAGATTGGGGCGGACATGAGTGGACACCGCAAAAAACCCGGGAAGTAGCTCAATACATGTCGGACAATCGCTATGGGGGCATGATGCTATGGAGTCTCCAGCGGGACCGGAACAAAGCGTTGACCAATGCCATCGTCGAAGGATTGGGCTTGGATCGGTAA
- a CDS encoding 4-hydroxy-3-methylbut-2-enyl diphosphate reductase translates to MDVLRITPRGYCYGVVDAMVLARQAAKNLDLPRPIYILGMIVHNAHVVDAFEEEGIITLDGDDRLNLLEQVEKGTIIFTAHGVSPEVRKRAREKGLTVVDATCPDVTRTHDVIREKVAEGYEIAYIGKRGHPEPEGAIGVAPDHVHLVQHEEDVEALHIQSDKLVVTNQTTMSQWDTRHLMKKVKEKYPHAEIVNEICLATQERQEAVAEQARKTELVIVVGDPRSNNSERLAQVSQDIAGVEAHRVADVTEIDVEWLKGKSYVGVTAGASTPTPITREVIKFLEQFDENDPSTWTPVRTLKKDKLLPPVRKKKNA, encoded by the coding sequence ATGGACGTATTGCGAATTACCCCGCGGGGTTATTGTTATGGAGTGGTGGATGCCATGGTTCTGGCGCGCCAAGCGGCCAAGAATCTGGATCTGCCTCGGCCCATTTATATTCTTGGCATGATCGTTCACAACGCCCATGTAGTGGATGCGTTTGAAGAAGAGGGGATTATCACTCTGGATGGAGACGACCGCCTCAATCTGTTGGAGCAGGTGGAAAAAGGAACTATAATCTTTACCGCGCACGGAGTCTCCCCTGAAGTGCGGAAGCGTGCCAGGGAAAAGGGATTGACAGTGGTGGATGCCACCTGTCCCGATGTCACTCGGACGCATGACGTAATCCGGGAGAAAGTGGCGGAAGGGTATGAGATCGCCTATATCGGTAAACGGGGCCACCCGGAGCCGGAAGGTGCGATCGGGGTGGCGCCGGATCACGTCCACCTGGTGCAACATGAGGAAGATGTGGAAGCGCTTCATATCCAGTCGGATAAATTGGTGGTTACCAACCAAACCACCATGAGCCAATGGGATACCCGCCATCTGATGAAAAAGGTGAAAGAAAAGTACCCCCACGCAGAGATCGTCAATGAAATTTGCTTGGCGACCCAAGAACGGCAAGAAGCCGTGGCTGAACAGGCCCGCAAAACGGAGCTGGTGATAGTCGTGGGGGATCCCCGCAGCAACAACTCCGAACGTTTGGCTCAGGTATCCCAGGATATCGCCGGTGTGGAGGCCCACCGTGTTGCCGACGTGACGGAAATCGATGTGGAATGGTTAAAAGGAAAAAGCTATGTTGGGGTTACGGCTGGTGCTTCCACTCCCACTCCCATCACACGCGAAGTCATTAAATTTCTGGAGCAGTTTGATGAGAACGACCCCAGCACGTGGACACCGGTTCGCACCCTGAAGAAAGACAAGCTGCTTCCTCCCGTTCGCAAAAAGAAAAACGCCTAA
- a CDS encoding MTH1187 family thiamine-binding protein, with translation MPLMEISIVPVGGHTPSFSETVKEACRVVEEKGLSFQITPTATVVEGDLDSLMSAASDIHRASLQNGIQRVVTQITIDDRQDEPMDLESQVSKVNGGR, from the coding sequence ATGCCCCTGATGGAAATCAGTATCGTTCCAGTAGGTGGGCACACGCCCAGTTTCAGCGAGACAGTAAAAGAGGCTTGTCGTGTTGTCGAAGAGAAAGGACTTTCTTTTCAGATCACCCCGACGGCCACTGTTGTCGAAGGAGATCTTGACAGCCTGATGTCGGCGGCCTCCGATATCCATCGTGCGTCCCTGCAAAACGGAATTCAAAGGGTGGTAACCCAGATTACGATTGATGACCGGCAGGACGAGCCAATGGACCTGGAATCCCAGGTGTCTAAGGTGAACGGTGGGCGGTAA
- a CDS encoding flavodoxin — protein sequence MTPVLLVYASMTGNTEEIAEWVAKGVRDAGVSIEVKEVMDTDPADLEQYGLILLGAYTWGDGELPDEFLDLYEEMDGLDLSGKAAAVFGSCDSSYPMVGAAVDILEKKLEERGARLVLPGLKVEFAPDEEEGKHCQSWGRSAVEKAADQLAEQA from the coding sequence ATGACACCGGTTCTCTTGGTCTATGCCAGTATGACGGGCAACACGGAAGAAATAGCGGAGTGGGTGGCGAAAGGCGTGCGGGATGCGGGTGTGTCCATCGAGGTGAAAGAGGTGATGGACACCGACCCGGCGGACTTGGAACAATACGGCCTGATCCTCCTGGGAGCATACACCTGGGGAGATGGAGAGCTTCCCGATGAATTTCTTGATTTGTACGAGGAGATGGACGGGTTGGATTTGAGTGGAAAGGCGGCTGCCGTGTTCGGTTCTTGTGATTCATCCTACCCGATGGTGGGGGCGGCGGTGGACATCTTGGAAAAAAAGCTGGAAGAGCGCGGGGCACGCCTGGTCCTTCCCGGTTTAAAAGTGGAATTTGCACCGGATGAAGAGGAGGGAAAACACTGTCAATCTTGGGGGAGATCGGCGGTGGAAAAGGCGGCTGATCAGCTGGCGGAACAGGCGTGA
- the pdxK gene encoding pyridoxine/pyridoxal/pyridoxamine kinase, whose amino-acid sequence MSIRKALTIAGSDTSGGAGIQADLKTFQERSVYGMTVLTTLVTMDPDNGWAHDSHPINPEAVEAQLKSVLEGIGVDAAKTGMLGSVDLIERVAWWIDRHDTGPFVVDPVMICKGTDKWIHPETADSLKTLLVPTATIVTPNLFEAGVLSGLGSLSTLEEMKEAAVVIFQLGPDAVLVKGGGKLGEETASDILYDGKRFELLESRRFDTTHTHGAGCTYSAAITAELAKGWAVEEAVRRAKVFITAAIQYGFPLNDHVGPVHHGAHRLFSPEPAQS is encoded by the coding sequence ATGTCGATCCGCAAAGCATTAACCATCGCCGGTTCAGACACCAGCGGCGGTGCCGGAATTCAAGCCGACTTGAAGACATTCCAGGAACGAAGCGTATATGGCATGACCGTTCTTACCACCCTCGTCACCATGGATCCGGACAACGGCTGGGCCCATGACAGTCATCCCATAAATCCGGAAGCTGTGGAAGCACAACTAAAAAGCGTGTTGGAGGGAATCGGAGTAGATGCCGCCAAAACCGGCATGCTGGGCTCTGTCGACCTGATTGAACGGGTGGCCTGGTGGATTGATCGACACGATACGGGGCCATTCGTTGTCGACCCGGTGATGATCTGCAAAGGAACCGATAAGTGGATACACCCGGAAACAGCGGACAGCTTGAAGACATTACTGGTCCCCACTGCCACTATCGTTACCCCCAATCTGTTTGAAGCCGGTGTGCTAAGCGGATTGGGTTCACTCTCCACCCTGGAGGAAATGAAAGAAGCAGCGGTTGTCATTTTCCAATTGGGCCCAGACGCCGTCCTTGTCAAAGGCGGAGGTAAACTGGGGGAAGAGACAGCCAGCGATATCCTGTATGACGGCAAACGATTTGAACTTCTGGAATCCCGGCGATTCGATACGACCCACACCCATGGCGCCGGATGTACCTACTCCGCCGCCATCACTGCCGAACTAGCCAAGGGATGGGCAGTGGAAGAGGCCGTTCGTCGTGCCAAGGTGTTCATCACCGCAGCCATCCAATACGGTTTCCCTCTGAATGACCACGTCGGCCCAGTTCACCATGGTGCCCATCGCTTATTTTCTCCGGAACCGGCTCAATCCTGA